One Natrinema longum genomic window carries:
- a CDS encoding DUF7550 family protein, with amino-acid sequence MTDDTATPADDDTGADVGHDLETERTTAPMSDYSSRAVLVGVVVALVGAAIAFGIPVLAVGI; translated from the coding sequence ATGACGGACGATACCGCAACCCCCGCCGATGACGATACGGGAGCCGACGTCGGTCACGATCTCGAAACCGAACGAACGACCGCGCCGATGAGCGACTACTCGTCGCGAGCCGTCCTCGTCGGTGTCGTCGTCGCGCTCGTCGGCGCAGCGATCGCGTTCGGAATTCCGGTACTCGCAGTCGGAATATGA
- a CDS encoding ribbon-helix-helix domain-containing protein — MPKVEITIPEHLEMQIAQMVERGEFVNREEAIEDLLSTGIKAYKTSGPMDEEEGTTGGTGLEDDGMMGHDDEYVF, encoded by the coding sequence ATGCCGAAAGTAGAGATCACCATACCGGAACACCTCGAGATGCAGATCGCCCAGATGGTCGAACGCGGCGAGTTCGTCAATCGTGAGGAGGCGATCGAGGACCTCCTCTCGACGGGCATCAAGGCCTACAAGACCAGTGGACCGATGGACGAAGAGGAGGGAACGACCGGCGGCACCGGCCTGGAAGACGATGGCATGATGGGCCACGACGACGAGTACGTCTTTTAA